Proteins encoded in a region of the Isosphaeraceae bacterium EP7 genome:
- a CDS encoding PEP-CTERM sorting domain-containing protein, translated as MNWRLLQKFALGVAAVAFGTAAPAAHAGFVPILDSPAPGGAASVFTYSLIFSSNGGSEQLTDGDVLTLYDFGAGVTDPSSVVMVSSDFSVTVQNLGFTPVPSSGSINPVDSASIANISFTYNGQTLFADATFFATITLNGAYTTRSGEYASQNAFPAAPGGTNTQIGAVFVSGAAAVPEPASVVLMGLGVVVTFGSLARRRLAGRPA; from the coding sequence ATGAATTGGCGTCTTCTTCAAAAGTTCGCCTTGGGGGTGGCCGCGGTCGCCTTCGGGACCGCCGCTCCGGCCGCCCACGCCGGCTTCGTGCCAATCCTGGACAGCCCGGCCCCCGGCGGCGCAGCCTCAGTCTTCACCTACAGCCTGATTTTCTCGAGCAATGGCGGGTCCGAGCAGCTCACCGACGGGGACGTCCTGACCCTGTACGACTTCGGCGCGGGGGTCACCGATCCGAGCAGCGTCGTCATGGTGTCCTCCGACTTCAGCGTCACGGTGCAGAACCTCGGCTTCACGCCCGTCCCCTCGAGCGGCTCGATCAATCCAGTCGACAGCGCATCGATCGCGAACATTTCCTTCACCTACAACGGCCAGACCCTTTTTGCTGACGCAACTTTCTTCGCGACCATCACGCTGAATGGGGCCTACACGACCCGTTCGGGCGAGTATGCTTCGCAGAACGCCTTCCCCGCGGCACCGGGCGGGACGAACACCCAGATCGGCGCCGTTTTCGTCTCCGGAGCCGCGGCCGTGCCCGAGCCGGCCAGTGTGGTCCTGATGGGACTCGGCGTCGTCGTCACCTTCGGCTCCCTTGCCCGCCGCCGGCTAGCCGGGCGTCCCGCCTGA